A single region of the Salipaludibacillus sp. LMS25 genome encodes:
- a CDS encoding Rap family tetratricopeptide repeat protein, protein MAKVETKIDFEKVAFDLNEWYRVIKQNNIPKATAMREKIIKALPDMEKNQNVLLYFNLIDSRFKLMTENYSESGNLLGKVKYETLETTTDDMIQYYFYLFNGMYRFYEKDFIKAISSYRVAESKLNKVPDEIERAEFHYQTAITYYEIRQNFFSLNHAERALESFKAHEGYINRVIKCHMIFAMNKVDLQLWDEAISLYKRAIQIASENKEGYSESLGYFNLGICYERQEKLLEALECFEKTLSFTLSDLNCLTIRNYYMLSRTLYKLGSHEIAREWRNKAITYAESVNEHVYKTKLNLIYFLYDETNSASFDENMNILKEQHLWSDVADLSLNAALYYKKQENTDLSSKYFEEACTAKDQILKFTEALS, encoded by the coding sequence ATGGCGAAGGTGGAAACAAAAATAGATTTTGAAAAAGTGGCTTTCGACCTTAACGAGTGGTATAGGGTCATCAAACAAAACAATATTCCCAAAGCTACAGCCATGCGAGAAAAAATCATTAAGGCACTACCAGACATGGAAAAAAATCAGAACGTGCTTCTATATTTCAATCTCATAGACTCTCGCTTTAAATTGATGACTGAAAATTATAGTGAATCAGGAAATCTTCTTGGCAAAGTGAAATACGAAACGCTGGAGACAACCACAGACGATATGATCCAGTATTATTTTTATCTTTTCAACGGCATGTATCGCTTCTATGAAAAAGACTTCATTAAAGCGATCAGCTCCTACAGAGTCGCAGAGAGCAAACTCAACAAAGTACCGGACGAAATAGAAAGAGCTGAATTCCACTATCAAACTGCCATTACCTATTATGAAATCCGCCAGAACTTTTTCTCTTTAAATCATGCTGAAAGAGCACTCGAAAGTTTTAAAGCGCATGAAGGCTACATCAACCGCGTAATCAAATGTCACATGATTTTCGCCATGAATAAGGTTGACCTTCAGCTATGGGATGAAGCCATCTCTCTATACAAGCGTGCCATACAAATCGCTTCCGAAAACAAAGAAGGCTATTCCGAAAGCTTAGGGTATTTCAATTTAGGGATATGTTATGAGAGACAGGAAAAACTTCTGGAAGCCTTGGAATGCTTTGAGAAAACCCTCTCGTTCACGTTAAGCGATTTAAATTGTTTAACGATTAGGAATTACTATATGTTAAGTCGCACTCTTTACAAGTTAGGATCACATGAAATAGCTCGTGAATGGAGAAATAAAGCCATAACATATGCTGAAAGTGTAAACGAACATGTATATAAGACCAAACTGAACCTCATATACTTTCTATACGATGAAACTAATTCGGCATCTTTTGACGAGAATATGAATATACTCAAAGAGCAACATTTGTGGTCGGATGTCGCTGATCTATCTCTAAATGCCGCTCTGTATTACAAAAAGCAGGAGAACACTGATCTGTCATCTAAATATTTTGAGGAAGCTTGCACAGCAAAAGACCAAATATTAAAATTTACGGAGGCGTTATCATGA